The segment CCTTCGTTTGATATAGCTCAAATTGTCGTATACTTTTTCCCGATTTCATTCCTTTTCATTATTGCGATTATCCATAAAATAGCTCATTTTTCCATTGCACTTATAATAAATATTTGGAAGATAATGAGTTCTTTTTGGAGCGAACCAGATAAAAGGCATAAATTTAGTTGTTGGTTTGTTAGAAGAAATAGAAGAATAAGAAGTTTCTTTATTGGCGTTGCATTTTTGTCGTGGATGGGGTACGCGTTTTGCGAAATGATTCTAAGTAGGGATGATGTTGCTCATTGGTTTCTTAAAAGCGGCTTTGTCTCTGCCATCGTTCTACTTGCCTTAGAGATGTTTTGTACTTTGGGTTGGGATTACTTAAGATATGGATATCGCGGTTTTTATAAAGGCGGTAAACATTGGTATGAAGATGAAGACAAGTATTTAAATGATGGGGATTATGGTTTCCTTGGCAAGATTGGGTTCAATTTTTGCAGTGGGATAGATTCGATATGTATTAAGATTTTGAATTGGTTTCGTAAAAAGTTGGGAAAAAAAGAACTTTGTAAAGAAGGTGATGAAAAGAAAAAGTATAAATTTAAATCTCCAGGTGAATTATTATATCAAGTCTATATATTAATGCGATATAATTCTTTGTGGTCCAGAATGGTTTATATCGCTATAATTGTCTTTGTCATAAAAAATATTTGGCATGTTTATCATGGAGAAATTCCTGGTTGGAGTTCTTGGTGGAATAGTGATTCTAGTATTGGCGAGTTTATAAAGTCTTCCACTGCGTTAAGAACATTTTTAAGCTGTCCGTTAGACAACGTGTCATTCCTTTTGCTTTTTGGATTGATTATTGAAAAAGGACCTCGTAAAGCGATCCTCAAGAGTTTCTTGTATGAACACTTAAATATGGTCATTGTCATATTGAGTACGGTTGTCGCCATTCTTTTGGTTCTTGCGAATGTGGCTCAAAAAGAACTGATGTCTGGTTTGCTCTTTGCCGATGCGCTATTTACAGTTGTTTTCTTGATTGAAATCGCTCTTAAAATTTTTGAAGCCGGGAGAAAATATTTTTTCATAGAGGCTTCGGAAGATACGACTTTTTTACTGAGACTTGATTGGTGGAATATTACGGACGCAGTAGTTGTGCTCTTGTCGATTACTTCCATTTTCATGTTGAAAGATGAATATCAGTTGCTGTCGGGCATGTATGCCATGATTATTCTGAGAGTGGTTCGATTGCTAAAGTTGCTGCGCTTGCTGAAGATATTCAAGAGATATCTCGCTAATCTTTTTGAAGGCATTAGGCATGCGTTGATTAGATCTTTGCCGATCATCATTATCTTTGCAATCTGTTTGACTTTCCTTGGCTTTATCCTTTATCTCCTTTCGGCGCAATTGGGAATAGGTGAACAGTTCTTTAAAGATCCGATTACGTCGGTGTTTTCGCTATTCCAGTTGTTTACTTACGATGGATGGCATACGATTCCAGAAACGATTTCAAGTGAATGTGTGAAACGGTGGCAGGGAATTTGGTGGGTGGATACCGCAGTCCGTATTGGTTTCTGCGCCCTTGTTTTTGCCGGTGGTATTGTAGGTGTCGCATTGTTGAACTCGGTTTTCGTGGACGGTATGATGCTTCGTGACAAAAGTGACGAGGATAGAACCCGTAGGCTCAATGAACTCAATAGAAAAATTGAGGAAATTAGTACAAAACTGGATGATATGGAAAAGCGAAGCCTTCAGAGGTGACGATATAACCAGGAATAAACATTTTTAAAACTGGAACTTTCACGCCTCCTCAAAAGTTCCAGAAAAATGGTACAATTTAAAAAACGGTCCTAAAGAACCCCTTTTTACCTAGATTTGCCTTAAATCCAAAGGCAAATCACTTAAAAAAGGAACGCTTATGTCCGTTATGGTTGTAGCCAAGAAACCCGCCCTGTCTCAGGTGGAGGGCGAAAAGACCGCAAAAAGAACTGCTGCCGAAATGGGGACTTTTGTGGACCCGCGCGACGGCACCGAATACAAGACTTGCAAAATCGGAAATCAGGTTTGGCTGGCCGAAAATTTGAAATTCGAGCTGGATTCCGACGACTGCCATGTCTACGATGATGATTACCAGTACTTCGACAAGTACGGTTACTTGTACAACGAAAATGCGCTGAAAATCGCAATTCCCGAGGGGTGGCACCTTCCGACCCGAAAGGAATGGGAAACGATGATTCGCTTTGTGAAGAAGGATTCCCGCTGCAAGGATGTCTTGAGCGTTATTGCGTCAGAAGAATGGATTGAATCAAGTTCCGACAAGTACGGTTTCTCGATGGTACCCGGCGGAATCCGCACTCAATACGACGACTTTGATCTGATCGATTTCTCGGCTCATTTCTGGTGCGTCGAAGGCGAAAGACGCTATGGTAGCATGTACTTTGAAAATGGTGCAGAAGAATTTGAAGACGAGAATGATACGGCTTATGCGTCCGTGCGTCTGATCAAGGATGCGTAATCGCTACCCCTTATAGATTCCGGCGGCCTTCTCGAACTCTTCCTTGAACCAGAGCCTTAAATCTCGCGGTTCCAGGATGTCGGCGCCGCTTAGGAATTGCGGAAAGTACACCTTTGCGAGTTTCTCGGAACATTCGAAGGTGTAGATGCCGGCTCCGTTTACCTCGTCGCATTCTGCGCCATCTTTGGCAATCACTTTCGGGCGGTTGGTAGCGAGCTTATTGTAGCGCTTGGCGCCTTCTTCGGTAAGTTTCACTTTGACTTGCTGACCGTAACAGAGGAAAGGGTCAAAGTGCTCGCGGAATGTTTCTGCCTGTCGAGAAAGTTCGAATTTTTGGCAGTGGAATGCTTCGCTACCGGTTTCGGGAGCGACACCCCTGATGTGGCAAAGGCGCAGGGAATGGAATCGGGTTGCAGCGGGCGCGTCAATACAGTCGTCGCATACCACGACGTAAGCGCGCACCTGCGAGGGCGAGAATGCTAGAAAGCAGGGCGACACGTGCTTGGGCTTGTCGCGGTAGGTCAAGTTCACGTTTTCGCGGGCTTCTGCGGCGCTAGTTAATTTGTCTAGACTATCGCGAAAGATAAAGCATTCGCGCTTGCCGCGCGGCATGTTCACGTAGCATTCGAAGTAATAGCGGCAAAGGGTCGCAATCTTGGTGCCTGCATTCTTGGCAAAAGAATTCGCGAAGTTCGCGAAGCTTTCGCCGGGCTGGTTCAGCGTGAACTGCAGCGGAGCCACGTTCTTGTCCAGCGTATCGTCCGGGCCGATTTTGGTCGGGTCGGGTGGCGTGAAGTCCGTATAGCGGGTAAGAATCCTGTTGCACAGATCGCTCAGGCTTTTCAGTCCGTAGTCTTCGACGTCCAATTCCATTTGCGAACGCAACAGGTTCGATGCGGCCACCTTGATTTTTTGAGATACACTAACCATACTTTAAAGATAGTTTTTGCGCCCCGAAAATGGAATACATTGGCTTTAAAAACGGCGGTTCTGAAAAGTGAGCCCGGTTCCTTCAAATTTTCACAAAAACGGCAATTTCGAAAAAATGAAAGTTCTGGAGTCTTGAACGTGAAAATAATGCCTATTTGAGCAAAGGACACCTATGGTTAGATTTATTCATGAACATGAACAAAGGAGTCCATTATGGCAAAAAAAGAAAACACCAAACCGATTGAAGCGGTAGAAGTTGAAGAAGATGAAGGTGATGGCGAAGGCTTGCTGTTCGGCATTGTGGACGGCATTTATGACCTGGCTCATGACCTGTTCCCTGACGCGGTCGAAAACTTTCATGCGAAGGTGGGCAATGCGCTGGAGCGTGCCGCCAACTACATGGAAGAGATTGGCCCCTCGTGGGAGGCGGGCTGCGACCGTATCTACAACAAGGTGATGAACTTCCTGGACGGTGCTGAGGAAAAGACTATGAAGACGATTGACAAGGTGCAGCATAGTCCTATCGGTGCCGCAATCGACCAGATATACGAACGCAACCACCGCGACTAACCGCCGCTCGTCACCCTGAACAATGTCACCCTGAACTCGTTTCAGGGTCGGCTTTTTCACTTCTGATTATTCCGTTCTCGTTTAATCTGCTTAAGCTGTGCGAGTCTTTCGCCGAGTTGCTTTTCCTTGCCGTAGGGCTTGGGCTGGTAAATCTCGGTGCCTTCGAGTTGCTTGGGCAGGTGCTCTTGAGCGGAGTATGCGCCGGGGCTGTCGTGATCGTACTGGTAGTCGATTCCGTAGCCGAGTTTTTCGCCGACCTTCGTGACCGAATTGCGGAAGGCACGTGGTACAGGGAGCGTGCCCGTCTGCTTCACGATGGAATCGGCTTTCATTCCGGCGAGTTCCACGCTGTTGCTCTTGGGGGCGAGCGATAAGTAAATCGCGAGTTCGTCGAGAGCAATCAGGCCTTCGGGAATTCCCATGAAGTCGTAGGCCTCGCGGGCGCTCGTGGCAAGCAGAAGAGCATTCGGGTCGGCGAGGCCGATATCTTCCATGCTCATGCGCATAAGCCTGCGCAGAATGAAGCGCGGGTCTTCGCCGCCTTGCAACATGCGGTGCAGCCAGTAGAGGGCTGCATCGGGGTCGCTTCCGCGCACAGACTTATGCAAAGCGGAAATTAAATTGTAATGCTCTTCGCCGCCCTTGTCGTAACGCAGGGGCTTCTTGTATTGGAATTCTTCGAGAAGTTTTTCGTCGATGACTTTCTTGTCGCCCAGATTCTTGCCAATCCATTCAATCTGATTTAGCAGGAATCGTGCGTCACCGTCGGACTGAGCTATGAGTTTATCGACGACGGCGTCTTCGACTTCAACATCCTTCAGCTGCAAGCCGCGAGGATGATCGCGCAAGGCGCTGAAAATCAGCGTGCGCAAGTCGTCTTTACTTAAGGGCGCAAAAAGAATCAGCTGGCAGCGGCTAAGCAAAGCGCTGTTGACCTCAAACCCCGGGTTTTCGGTGGTGGCGCCAATAAGCGTCACCGTGCCGTCTTCGACGGCACCCAACAGCGCATCTTGCTGTCCCTTGTTGAAGCGGTGGATTTCGTCGATAAAAAGAATCGTGTCCTTGAACATCGCCTTCATCTTGCGGGCGTCAGCTAG is part of the Fibrobacter sp. UWT2 genome and harbors:
- a CDS encoding ion transporter, with product MLNKNKKALSDKEWKDHLGNLSYKSCALFLVLIVFLFVLWLRQTAPLHDGSQNFVTWLVAVWKDSLPFPSFDIAQIVVYFFPISFLFIIAIIHKIAHFSIALIINIWKIMSSFWSEPDKRHKFSCWFVRRNRRIRSFFIGVAFLSWMGYAFCEMILSRDDVAHWFLKSGFVSAIVLLALEMFCTLGWDYLRYGYRGFYKGGKHWYEDEDKYLNDGDYGFLGKIGFNFCSGIDSICIKILNWFRKKLGKKELCKEGDEKKKYKFKSPGELLYQVYILMRYNSLWSRMVYIAIIVFVIKNIWHVYHGEIPGWSSWWNSDSSIGEFIKSSTALRTFLSCPLDNVSFLLLFGLIIEKGPRKAILKSFLYEHLNMVIVILSTVVAILLVLANVAQKELMSGLLFADALFTVVFLIEIALKIFEAGRKYFFIEASEDTTFLLRLDWWNITDAVVVLLSITSIFMLKDEYQLLSGMYAMIILRVVRLLKLLRLLKIFKRYLANLFEGIRHALIRSLPIIIIFAICLTFLGFILYLLSAQLGIGEQFFKDPITSVFSLFQLFTYDGWHTIPETISSECVKRWQGIWWVDTAVRIGFCALVFAGGIVGVALLNSVFVDGMMLRDKSDEDRTRRLNELNRKIEEISTKLDDMEKRSLQR
- a CDS encoding fibrobacter succinogenes major paralogous domain-containing protein, with amino-acid sequence MSVMVVAKKPALSQVEGEKTAKRTAAEMGTFVDPRDGTEYKTCKIGNQVWLAENLKFELDSDDCHVYDDDYQYFDKYGYLYNENALKIAIPEGWHLPTRKEWETMIRFVKKDSRCKDVLSVIASEEWIESSSDKYGFSMVPGGIRTQYDDFDLIDFSAHFWCVEGERRYGSMYFENGAEEFEDENDTAYASVRLIKDA
- a CDS encoding WYL domain-containing protein, whose protein sequence is MVSVSQKIKVAASNLLRSQMELDVEDYGLKSLSDLCNRILTRYTDFTPPDPTKIGPDDTLDKNVAPLQFTLNQPGESFANFANSFAKNAGTKIATLCRYYFECYVNMPRGKRECFIFRDSLDKLTSAAEARENVNLTYRDKPKHVSPCFLAFSPSQVRAYVVVCDDCIDAPAATRFHSLRLCHIRGVAPETGSEAFHCQKFELSRQAETFREHFDPFLCYGQQVKVKLTEEGAKRYNKLATNRPKVIAKDGAECDEVNGAGIYTFECSEKLAKVYFPQFLSGADILEPRDLRLWFKEEFEKAAGIYKG
- a CDS encoding replication-associated recombination protein A — its product is MDQPLAERLRPRNLDEFLGQNKILGEQSLLRKSLENDNVPSMIFWGPPGCGKTSLAHVIRQHTKKSFVALSAVASGVKEVKEVLADARKMKAMFKDTILFIDEIHRFNKGQQDALLGAVEDGTVTLIGATTENPGFEVNSALLSRCQLILFAPLSKDDLRTLIFSALRDHPRGLQLKDVEVEDAVVDKLIAQSDGDARFLLNQIEWIGKNLGDKKVIDEKLLEEFQYKKPLRYDKGGEEHYNLISALHKSVRGSDPDAALYWLHRMLQGGEDPRFILRRLMRMSMEDIGLADPNALLLATSAREAYDFMGIPEGLIALDELAIYLSLAPKSNSVELAGMKADSIVKQTGTLPVPRAFRNSVTKVGEKLGYGIDYQYDHDSPGAYSAQEHLPKQLEGTEIYQPKPYGKEKQLGERLAQLKQIKRERNNQK